AATCCGGCATTCACGGAGGCGATCAGCGCTGCACGTCCGAGAAAATTACTGAGAAAATACCCGAGAAACAGGATCAGTGCGGCAACGAAAACATTCGGCAGATACAGGATGAACCTTTCGAGTATCCGCTCAATAACAGGGACATTCAGTGAACGCAGTGAGAGGATTATAAAACTTATGATGGTTATCCACCCGATAATTTTTGAGAGGATAACTGAAACGGGCTCCCTGACCCCTCCTTTCTGCATCATTTCAACCATACCGGACTTCTCCGAAAATTTATCGAGTTTAATTGCTCTGAAAAGTCTCAGGAACACCGATTTGAGAATCACGCTGAGAACCAATCCCGCAACCAGAACAAGGACGGACGTCAGGACATCGGGAAGAAATTCCACTACCCTTTCAAGAAATCTATCAAATGGTTCGACAATCACTCTATCCAGAAAACCGTTCATTCATGCCTCCTTTCATTAACTCCACCTGTTCAATAAAAAGCTTTTATGTTCCTCGAAACTCAAACTCAATTTGTCGATCTTCTCCTCAACTTCTGCAGCGCTGCATTCCCATGTCTCAATGACAAATGAGGCGACTCTTCCTATATACAATGGGGTAAGTGACTTCAGCAGGTGTTCCCTGTTCAGCACCTTGCTGTGCGCTGCAAGTGCAAAGCTGTAAATAATCTCTACCCATATTTCATCCGGGATATGGAAATCAGTCTTCTGCATGACATCCGTCTTGTGCAGAAACCTCATGACCTCATCCGGCATAAAGCCCTTCCATATATCGTGCAATTCCCGTATACCAAGCCTGAACTTGTCAATCATTCTGTCGAGGTTTACCGCCACCGGTTCAAGTCCTACCGCGTACTGGAACCCGAAGGTTGGCACCCCCTCGGAACCTTTGACCGCCTTCCATGCATCAGCATATGTCTCCATCAGTTCAAAGGTTGCGCCGACGACCTGATAGAGCATAGCGCTGAGATCTGCTCCCGGATCCTTCGGATCATGGATCTTTGCGCCGAGGAATGCCTGGCATACCTTGAATTGGTTAGCAACTGCAGTTGTTGTCATCCATATGTCTATTCCGTACCTTGCCACATCAGTTTCCCAGACATCCTTTTCCAGATAATATTCTGCAAGCTTTCCGGAAAATCCGAAGTCTCCTCCGATAGGCTGTCGTATTCTCCTGCCATATAATGCCCTTGTCAGAGGGTAGATAATGCTGTTTGTTATTGTCCCGTCGTATTTATGCCTGTGATAAAGGGGTGCAACGTAATCAAATCCCCCCTCGATCAGGGGCTTTATCAGAAGCTCGATCCATTCGGGCGTAATGCTTCTGAGGTCCGAATCGACCACTGCGCATGCCTTCACGTTCAGGTTGCTGGCAATCGCGAAGATCGTTCTGAACGCGCTCCCTTTTCCGGGAATCCCGTGGTACGGCGTGGCTATCTTGAATACCGGCCCGACTTTATGATGGAGAAGGATTGCCTGGAAATCCTCCACAGTGGTTTTCTCGACAACCTCAGTTGTGCCATCGCTCGATCCACCGTCTGAATTCACCAGCACAGACTTCCTGTTCGGGAAATATTTTGCCAGTCCCGCCTGCACTGCCTTCACCACATGGCCTATCGTAGATGCATTGTTGTAGCTTGGGATGCCGACCAGAATATCGGCTTCCTGTATTTTCTCAATCTCTTCCTGTATCTCTTTTTTTATCATGACTCCTTCCATCTTCACCCTTTGTTTGTCCTGTTATGATTCCTTTCACTGATGCATCCGTGTTTTCCGCCATTTCCTAATTTATATCATAAAACCCACGGGTATGCGACATCTCCCCCTCATGCTGTTTCCTGCGAAGGGTAAATCCTCTCCAGCATGGCAACCGGGAAGTTGGCAAATACCTCCGAAAGATACAATGAGGTAGCATCCTTATGCGTATGAGCCTTTATCACCTCATCGGTAAAAATATTGCGATACAGGGCGCCTGGCTCCGCAATAGGTACGATCACGAACGAATTGCCCCAGACCACTTCACCAAAGGGAAGGTCATCCTGCCCGGAGATGAGTTGTGTCAGAAATCTCGGGGCAACCGCAATCAATCGTGCGTTTCCGAGTCTTCTGGCAAAGGCGCATACATTGTCAGCGCGGCTGCCCATTGCCTCAAGGGGGATATATTCCCCTTTCTCAAAAAGTTCCCGGTTTTCCCTCCGGTAATTCAGCGCCCTGATCGTGACAAACAACTTAACCTTTCCGTCTTCTTTATTCACCGTCAGATCCCTTGCAAGTTCATGCAGGGCACTTGCAGACTCTCGTGTCTTGAGCTCTTTGAGCGCCTCCATTCTCCTGGTGAAATCCACCGGTCTCCGGTTGTCAGGATCCACGAGGCTGAAATCCCAGAACTCCGTCCCCTGGTAAAAATCCGGAATGCCGGGAGAAGTTATTTTGAGAAGCACCTGGGACAGCGAATTGAACATGCCGAAACAGGAAATTCTCTTCTGGAAGGGAACAAAATCAGACAGGAACTGATTGTCGTCCGTACCGTCCAGAACCAAATCCACAAAGATCATGAAGGCTTCTTCATATATGGTATTGGGACTGATCCAGCTTGTATTGACCTTTGCCTCCCGTGCCGCCTTCAGCATGTATGCCCTGATCCTGCGTCTGAACATATCCTTTTCAGCACCGTCCATCTTGCCGGCCGGCCATGCCCCGATAAGCGTCTGATACAGAAGATATTCCTCGTTCAGGTCAGGAACCATTTGCCCCTCAACAACCGGCTTTTTCCTTTTATTCAACCGTCGCCAGTAAGCCAGATGTTTTTTCCACTCATCGGGAATCTCCGAGAGGACATTAATTCTTGCCCTCACATCTTCGCCCCGTTTTGTGTCATGTGTTGCAGTCGTGATGAGGGCATGGGGCCAGAATTTCATCCGCTCGATGTTCTTTCCGTGAAACGTCTCGAGGGAAGTACCAAATCGTTCAGGACATCCTCCCACTTCATTGAGCGAAACCAGCCGGTTATAGACATAAAAGACCGTATCCTCAAAACCCTTTGCCATGACGGGTCCGGTAAGCTGCTGCAGCCTCATGACAAAATCAAGCCACTCTTTTTTGTCGATGTCAGCAAAATTATCAGGATAATTCAGCAAAAGTATGTTCTTCAGAAAATCAAAGACAGATTCGCTGATCGCAGGGTTTTTGCGTTTCGCTTTTGAAATCGCAAATTCTATGTATCTCCGGTCCCTGTCGTCAACACCTGCCTGGTCGATATACGTTCTGTACACCGGGAAAATAGCGATCACTTCCACGATTGCTGACGTGAGACTGTTGAGGGTAAAATCACGGGTATGCCTGTCCTTTTCGGAAAGCCTGTCCAGGTAATGTCCCAGGGTGTTGATTTCGCTTGACATCGCCACCTGCATGATCAGTTTCTTCTTCTCATAGACGATCTCCTGGAAATTCATCCTTGATTTCGTAAATCTTTCATAGATATCGTCGAACACCTTCGCGTTCCCTGTCCTGATGAATATTCCGTTCAGCGCATTCAGAAAGACGTACCCGGTGGTGCTGAAAATCGTCCAGTCATCCGGCATCCTCTCCTCTTTCATGAGGATCTTCTCCCCGACTATATAAAAGGGTTTAAACTGCATATCCGAAGCTGTCAGGTCGTGGTACTGCTTCAGGATCTCATTCCTGAGTTCACGTCTCCTGTAAGGCAGCGCATTCTCTTTTTTCACACGTTCCGAGTAATGTAGCCGGGTCTGAAGAAAGCATTGTCGCTGCAGCTTCCGAAAGTACTCCGCAGGATTGTAAAGCCCGTCAGGATGATCAATCCTCAACCCGGTAACTTTTCCCTGTCCGATAAGCTTCATGACAAGACTGTGGCTTTTCTCGAACACATCGGGATTCTCCATCCGGATTGCCGCAAGACTGTTAATATCAAAGAACCTTCTGTAATTTATTTCCTCGGTTGCTACACGCCAGAAGGAAAGCCTGTATGCCTGGATCATGAGAAGCTCATCGAGAAGGTTAAAGCTTTCGGGATTACCCTTCGTGCCGTTGAACTCCCTGATATTGTTATCGATAAAGGATCTGATGTCCGGATTGTCCAGGTATATTTTTGCGATCCGCTTTTTTATAATCTCCTTCTCACGGTACCTTTCTGCAACTTTTTCGGGCTCGATTTCAGTGTAAAGGGGCAGATGCTCCAGTGCTGTAATTATGCTCAGCAACTCGACATACTCCGGATTATCCGGAGTCAGGATACGTTCGAGCTGATCAATCCGGTGCTTCAGAATATAAATATAGGTTTCTGGAATCACCGGAAACCTGTGTTCATAATAATGAATGAAAAATGCGCCTGCCTCGTAAGCCAGCCTGATTTCCTGGGCTTCGAGAACGTCACCGTACTGGTTGCCCAGGATGGGAATAAGTACCCTGTGTGTTAGGTCTTTTTTCAGGGGCCCCCAGTCTATATCGAAAAAGTCCGCATACCGGGAGCTTGTACCATTCTCAAGGATATCCTGCCACCAGATGTTGTCTTTGCTGTCAATACACATATGGTTTGGGACAATGTCGAGTATCTGCCCCATCCCGTATTTGTGAAGTTCCCTGATAAGGGCATTATACTCCTGCTCAGTGCCGACCTCGGGGTTCAATGCAGTCGGGTCAACGATATCGTATCCGTGCAGGCTTCCTTCCTTCGCTCTGAAATAGGGTGATGCATACATGTCAGTAATGCCGAGATCATGCAGATACTGGATGATCCTTTTCGCATTCCTGAATCTGAACTGCGTATTGAACTGCAGTCTGTAAGTCGAAACCGGGATCCTTGATACCAACAGCATTTCCATATTCTGAATGTTTTTTCCTCTTCTATTCCGACAGCACGGATGCGATGTTGAAAAAAAGCATCTCGCCCAGATATTTGAAATGATCAATCCACCGGATGGCATTCTCATCACCAGCTTGTGCCTTGGCGAGAAATGCGCGGTACGTGGTGCCCGCAATCCTGTAGAAGACGTTCTGGGTCTGCCAGAAATTCATTTCGACCGGCAGCAGTCTCACCAGCTCAAGCCCCTTCAGTATTTCCTGCATCAGACTGTCATCACTTGGGTTCTTCAGAAGGGCAGCTATCTGCTCCTCGAATTTTTTCCTTGCAGCGAACTCTATATCGACGGAATCCAGGACAACATGCCATTTTTTTATCTCACTGATCAGGTACTGTATCCTCTCTGCATCAAGATGCGGCTCCATAAACGCCTTCCTGATGTCGAAATTGAGGGTAACCTCGGCAGCGGCAAAAAAGGCTTTTTTCAGAGGTATCCCTGTCTCCTTCAGGAAACTCATCAGGATCCTGTTATTCTCATACATCTGACGATAGGCGTTTTCGAATTCCTCAAGCGTCTTCTGGATGAGCGTATTGATGATATTCCATTGCTCGTCCCTGAAAAGATTGGAGAGCGAGTAATTATGCATTCCAAAATGGTGATCCATGAGCCTCACGATATCCGCAAAGCTGCCCTTCTCAAACGTCGAGGATATTTCGTTCTTCATCGCACTGTAGGCAGCATGCCCGAGAAATGTCCTCACCCCGCCGCTGAGGGCATGCCCACCAAAATGCAGCACGCAGAAACTCACGGTCTCGGCTTCTCTGGTTATTGTAGACGATACCGATATCCTTCCTATCGCCAGCCTTGTCGCACCTGCCTCTATCCGGTAATAATCCTCCCTGCCGACACGATAACTGTTGATTACTGTTTCTTCTGCGTAGTCTTCGAAAAGCGAGCTGATCGCATAGTGTGCTCCCACTTTCTTGAGATCGATCATGGCAGGTTTGACATACTTTTCATAAATCTGTGAACCGTTTTCGTGTTCGGGCATATTGCTCTTCGCCAAAGACAGCCTGACCTTAAAAGCTTCTTCAAGACTGTCAGGGAAAATCTCCTCACAGAGCTGCACAGCCCTTCCCGCATACTGCATTACCTGAACGGTTTCGAGGCCGGAAAGCTCATCGAAAAACCAGCCGCAGCTGGTATACATAAGCATGGCATGCCTCTGAATCTCGAGGAGCTTCAGTACCGTAATCTCTTCCGAAGGGGTGAGTTCCCTTGTTGCATGCTCTGCAAA
This portion of the Nitrospirota bacterium genome encodes:
- a CDS encoding glycosyltransferase — its product is MIKKEIQEEIEKIQEADILVGIPSYNNASTIGHVVKAVQAGLAKYFPNRKSVLVNSDGGSSDGTTEVVEKTTVEDFQAILLHHKVGPVFKIATPYHGIPGKGSAFRTIFAIASNLNVKACAVVDSDLRSITPEWIELLIKPLIEGGFDYVAPLYHRHKYDGTITNSIIYPLTRALYGRRIRQPIGGDFGFSGKLAEYYLEKDVWETDVARYGIDIWMTTTAVANQFKVCQAFLGAKIHDPKDPGADLSAMLYQVVGATFELMETYADAWKAVKGSEGVPTFGFQYAVGLEPVAVNLDRMIDKFRLGIRELHDIWKGFMPDEVMRFLHKTDVMQKTDFHIPDEIWVEIIYSFALAAHSKVLNREHLLKSLTPLYIGRVASFVIETWECSAAEVEEKIDKLSLSFEEHKSFLLNRWS
- a CDS encoding malto-oligosyltrehalose synthase, which encodes MLLVSRIPVSTYRLQFNTQFRFRNAKRIIQYLHDLGITDMYASPYFRAKEGSLHGYDIVDPTALNPEVGTEQEYNALIRELHKYGMGQILDIVPNHMCIDSKDNIWWQDILENGTSSRYADFFDIDWGPLKKDLTHRVLIPILGNQYGDVLEAQEIRLAYEAGAFFIHYYEHRFPVIPETYIYILKHRIDQLERILTPDNPEYVELLSIITALEHLPLYTEIEPEKVAERYREKEIIKKRIAKIYLDNPDIRSFIDNNIREFNGTKGNPESFNLLDELLMIQAYRLSFWRVATEEINYRRFFDINSLAAIRMENPDVFEKSHSLVMKLIGQGKVTGLRIDHPDGLYNPAEYFRKLQRQCFLQTRLHYSERVKKENALPYRRRELRNEILKQYHDLTASDMQFKPFYIVGEKILMKEERMPDDWTIFSTTGYVFLNALNGIFIRTGNAKVFDDIYERFTKSRMNFQEIVYEKKKLIMQVAMSSEINTLGHYLDRLSEKDRHTRDFTLNSLTSAIVEVIAIFPVYRTYIDQAGVDDRDRRYIEFAISKAKRKNPAISESVFDFLKNILLLNYPDNFADIDKKEWLDFVMRLQQLTGPVMAKGFEDTVFYVYNRLVSLNEVGGCPERFGTSLETFHGKNIERMKFWPHALITTATHDTKRGEDVRARINVLSEIPDEWKKHLAYWRRLNKRKKPVVEGQMVPDLNEEYLLYQTLIGAWPAGKMDGAEKDMFRRRIRAYMLKAAREAKVNTSWISPNTIYEEAFMIFVDLVLDGTDDNQFLSDFVPFQKRISCFGMFNSLSQVLLKITSPGIPDFYQGTEFWDFSLVDPDNRRPVDFTRRMEALKELKTRESASALHELARDLTVNKEDGKVKLFVTIRALNYRRENRELFEKGEYIPLEAMGSRADNVCAFARRLGNARLIAVAPRFLTQLISGQDDLPFGEVVWGNSFVIVPIAEPGALYRNIFTDEVIKAHTHKDATSLYLSEVFANFPVAMLERIYPSQETA
- a CDS encoding DUF3536 domain-containing protein; protein product: MSKRYVCIHGHYYQPPRENPWLEAIEIQDSAHPYHDWNERISAECYAPNSASRNLDGDGKILNIVSNYARTSFNIGPTLLSWIEKNSPELYAAILESDRQSMQWRSGHGNAIAQVYNHIIMPLANQRDKRTQILWGIRDFEYRFKRSPEGMWLAETAVDTATLEILSELGIVYTILAPHQASRVRKINTGKWRDVSGARVDPTMPYLCRLPSGRSITLFFYDGPISQAVAFEGLLKRGEGFANRLLSGFSDIRQWPQMLNIATDGETYGHHQRFGDMALAYALNYLEENGLAQITNYGEYLEKHPPTYEVEIFQNSSWSCIHGVERWKSNCGCNSGGYPSWNQEWRGPLRAALDWLRDRLAAIYENLASEYFQYPWAARNRYIEVILDRSRDSMQRFFAEHATRELTPSEEITVLKLLEIQRHAMLMYTSCGWFFDELSGLETVQVMQYAGRAVQLCEEIFPDSLEEAFKVRLSLAKSNMPEHENGSQIYEKYVKPAMIDLKKVGAHYAISSLFEDYAEETVINSYRVGREDYYRIEAGATRLAIGRISVSSTITREAETVSFCVLHFGGHALSGGVRTFLGHAAYSAMKNEISSTFEKGSFADIVRLMDHHFGMHNYSLSNLFRDEQWNIINTLIQKTLEEFENAYRQMYENNRILMSFLKETGIPLKKAFFAAAEVTLNFDIRKAFMEPHLDAERIQYLISEIKKWHVVLDSVDIEFAARKKFEEQIAALLKNPSDDSLMQEILKGLELVRLLPVEMNFWQTQNVFYRIAGTTYRAFLAKAQAGDENAIRWIDHFKYLGEMLFFNIASVLSE